In Ovis canadensis isolate MfBH-ARS-UI-01 breed Bighorn chromosome 11, ARS-UI_OviCan_v2, whole genome shotgun sequence, the DNA window tccCTCTCCTCAGAGACTCAACTAAACCAAGGCAAACCTCAGGTCAAGGACTTTGGAGAGCTCCAGGCCTGTTCTGTCATCCTCTACAATGATCCCCAAGGTTCTTTCCTACTCCGAGATCTTCTCCTTGACAGTCTAAACAACTCCCACAGCTCCATTATCAACTTTATTTAGGTAACTCTCTGACATCTCTCCCAAATCTAGCCCTCCTTTTCCAGCTCTCTCTCCTGGAGAACCACTGTTACTTCATTTTCTAAGCCTCAGAAACTTTATTCATGTTGACCATACCAGAGAGTCAATCAGTACTGTTTCTTGgcttttttctccattgtttctCTACCTCCTGTGCCTCTGAAATCCACCCCACCACTTGCCCCAttactccccaccaccaccaaccatCTCAGTTCTCGTTTTCTCTCACCAGCCTCCCAATTGATCTTCCTTCTTCTTTCACAAACTTCTAGGACCCATTACAATCCATCCTATACACAGCTGCCCTATAGATCCTATGTCAATCTTCCTTAACAGCAAATCTTATAGGTAACCATTCAAAGCGCTGCTAGATATGGCCCTCCCTAACTAATTTGCAGTATCATCTTCTGCTCCAGGATAGAAATTGGTATGTCAGGCTCTAAACACACCTCCGGCTCTCTCATCTCCCTACCGGGCAAAGTTCATGCTTAAAAAACTTTCCCTCCTCTTAGAGTTGCACACATTCATCTGTCTAACCATATCCCATCAAACTCTATTTCAGAATTATGCTGATATCATACAGTAATAGTTGATTGAAGTTGCAACTATGGGAAGTATATAAAGTCTTAATAACCTTCTCATGAACCCTCATTAGTGTTACTGTTCATTATTTATTCTACTTACAGTGCTCCATGGTTTACACTAGGCTTCAATTAGGTGAAGCTACTCTCTCTTGAAGGCCCTACAATCAGTGATGCAGGCAGgtgaaatttatatgaaaaatgtttgtgttttcaAAGCTTTGATTGAGTGCTACTTTCTTCTTGGAGTCTCTTCTTAACACTCTCACACCTTGGAAATTCACCATTTTTATTTACACCTTTCTTGAGCCAcatttttaagagatttttttgtACAACAAtgttgctttacaaggttgtgtcaGCTTCTGCTGTAAGGCAAAATGAATCGGCCACATGTATGCATATAGCCCCTCTTCCTTGGATTCCCTTCTTATTTAGGTCACCActgagtactgagtagagttccctatgctatatagtaggttctcattagttatctcttttatatatagtaatggcaccccactctagtactcttgcctggaaaatcccatggacggaggaacctggtaggctgcagtccatggggtcactaagagttgaacacgactgggcgacttcactttcacttttcactttcaggcattggagaaggaaatggcaacccactccagtgttcttgcctggagaatcccagggatgggggagcctggtgggctgccgtctatggggtcacacagagttggacacgactgatgtgacttagcagcagcagcagcagcagtgtatatatgtggagaaggcaatggcaccccactccagtactcttgcctggaaaatcccatggatggaggagcctggtaggctgcagtccatgaggtcactaagtctgacacaactgagcaacttcactttcacttttcactttcatgcattggagaaggaaatgacaacccactccagtgttcttgcctggagaatcccagggatgggggagcctggtgggctgctgtctatggggtcacatggagttggacaaaactgaaatgacttagcaacaacagtgtatatatgttgatccCAATTCATCACACCTaccccttccccctttggtatccatacatttgttctctatgtctctgtctttatttctactttgcaaaaaagttaatctataccatttttctatattccacatataaatgctaatatatgatatttgtttttcacttcctgacttatttcactctgaatGACATTCTCTTGGTCCGTCCATGTCTGCAAATGACAGTTTCTATCATTTTtgtgactaatattccattgtacatatgtaacacatcttatttatccattcctctgttgatggatatttagtttGCTATTGAAAAATAGTGCTGCAGTATCCATTGGCATGCAGGTATCTTTTTTAACTATGGAGCCACACTTACATTTGTCTGTTTGATGCTTGTCTCTTTGTCTTATCCACTCTAGACTACAAACACATTGTGGTCTAGGATTAGGGTTCACTTATTTCTGTGTCCTCAGTACCACACATAGTACTACACAACAGATGGTTATTTGGGGCTATGTTAGTCAGCATCAAAATGAATGAATCATTGAGATAGTGGCCAATAGAATTGAAATGTTGAATATTCAGAGATGAGGCTAGTGAAGGTGGGGTAGGATTCATGTTTGTTGTAGGGAAACTTAATGAACATTGGCCTTTCTTGAAATGATAGGCAATGAAATGATAACAAAGTTATGGAAGAACATTCCAGATATGAGCAAAGAGCTAGTGGAAAGAATAACTTTGAAGAGAGGGAGGTAAAGAGATACACCTGTCTGCATTAAAGGGTCCTTAGATTACAAAGTGTTGAGTATAACAAGTGGGTAACAAGATGCGCCAGTTTGGCAAAGACAAGTTTTTGTCCAACTAAATGTGATGTGATGGCTTGATACCAAGTGAAACTGTCCTATGTGTGAAGACTTGGAACTCAAGCTGAGGTGCAAGATTTTGGAGTTGTCAGCATAGAGGTGCAAGTTCTCCTGAGCAGAGATGTAGAAGGAGAAATGCAGACTCACaaatccaggcatttcctccaCTTGAGACAGAACGAGGAAGACAGGCTAAtcagaagacagagagaaaacagaggtcTAACAAGAGGACCCAGAATGTGCGGGGTGATGAAAATCACTGAAGGTACATTCTAAGGAAACAGTAGGCAGCTACACTAGTGCCAGCCAAGAggctgagaggagaggagagcgCCTCTTGAACAGTCTCTTCAGGGGCTAGTGCTCACAATTAGGGAGAAATGTAAACAGAGAATTCCAGAGTGATGGGGATGAGAGTGGGAGATGGGTGTAAGGTTTGGGGAGGATGCTCACAATTGCAGCCATggccagaaaaggaaaaaaaaaaaagcatgagttTTAAAAGCCAGTTTTTCTTCATGGTCTTCCTGGGTGGGAGCCTCTCAGGAGGAcagccttctccctccctctgtaTTTACCAGTGGAGCATATGATTAGGACAGTCACTGGACTCATTTCATCCTCCTAATGAAGGGTTATTTTTATGAAACAGCCATAACAAGTACTTTACAATGCATGCATATGGATGAGAAACACATTTACGATGccagagaaataaagtttattggGAAGCAAATGAAGTAGCCTTCTTACATTCCAGAGAATATCAAAGAAGCTAGGAAAGCAGGAAACACCATACCTAGAGGAAACACCCTAAAGTAAAACCTGGAGCTCAGATTGCTGGACCATCTTCAGAGACAGAGACTCGACCTTCAGCAGGAGGGAGTTTTCCAGACATCGGAAGCGGATGAGGTGTGTCTTGGCTCGTGGAGAGCATTTCCAGGTGTAGAAATTTCAGAGCTGGCTTGACAAGGTATCTAAATGGTAACTGAGCTCCAGCCAAGGCAGAACCTGGGGACCTTTCCTGGGCTTGTTCTAGGCTTCACTGTCATCTTCAAAGAGGAGGCAGGTTTTTTAATTAACAGCGACGATTTTGAGAGGAGGACCTACAGAAGTTGCTACTAGCATTGGTGGTGGCACATGGGTTGCTGGGGAGCCTGGGAGAACACAGAGGTTTAGAATGGGTTAGGGAGAGGAGCGGCAAGAGTGCTAAGGTACTTTACGAGATACATCTGAATTCTCAGTGGTTGAAGTTAGTTGCAATCAACTTTGATTGTTACcaaatctctctccctctctgccgtGTGCAGAGGGGGACAACTGTTATCTAATGCTCTTGAGATCTCACAGAACTCAACATAGTCTCCATTACCCAACAGTTGCTATTATAACAGTTTCTACCACCACCCCTCCACTGTGAGCTCCCAGAGGCAGGGAATGAATGCCTTTCACCTTTGACCTTTCACATTTGCCTAACCATCACAAAGAAGACACTCCATGAATGTGTGCTCTTTGATGAACTGAAAACATGGCCAACATGGGCATGCCCAGTGTCTTGTAGACCCACCACACATTTCCCCAGGATCCCTTCTCCCCCTACTCACTTGCTGTCCTCGCTGTCCAGCAGCCCCCGGTATGTGTTGATCTCACTCTCCAGCCGGGCCTTCACGTCCAGCAGCACCTGGTACTCCTGGTTCTGCCGCTCCAGGTCACTCCTGATCTCCGCCAGCTGTGACTCCACGCTGACGATCAGGCTCTGCACCTGGTTCAGCTGGCAGCTGTAGCGGGCCTCCGTCTCCGTCAGGGTGTTCTCCAGGGAGTCTCTCTGTcagggggcaggggaaggaaggTCACAGAGCTGCTCCTTCAGGGGTTTCTCCATTGCTTCCAAACAAGTCACCAGCTCCAAGAGTTCAGGAGAGCGTGGTCCGGAGGGCATCCCAGTGCCCCTGACTCCCCAACCTCACCCCCTCACCAGGAGTGTCATCAATACCCACCAGGTTGTGCTGGGCCTGAAGCTCCACCTCCAGGGCGTTGACCGTGCGTCTCAGCTCAATGATCTCCGCCTGGTAGGACTGCAGCTGCTCTGAGCTGGACACCACCTGCTTGTTCAGCTCCTCAGTCTGAAACACCaaaaggcagaagacaggatcAGGCCCTGCCTGAAGGGCCCAAGGGTCTGAGGGTCCTGAAAGGCCATGTGCCGAGATGCTCACCTGCCTGATGTACCATTCCTCCACATCCCTGCGGTTGGTCTCCACCAAGGCCTCATACTGAGCCCTGGTCTCATTGAGCACACGGTTGAGGTCCACAGTGGGGGCGGCATCCACCTCCACATTGAGGCGATCTCCCAGCTGGCTCCGCAGTGAGTTGGCTTcctgagggaggaaggagaagaaatgAACCCACAGAAATGGATCTGCAATCTTCCTGCTGCAGGGAAGTGAGCACAATGCTGCCCAAAATACACTGAAAGGAATATTCTGATCATTCCCCCAAACTGACACAGATATGGTGTAGGAATAAACACAAATAGGCATCACATCCATTCCCATCCCCCAACACTGAAATAAGCTCACCTTTCCTGTAAGCCTAAGTCCAAACTCATTCACGCATGCAGGTCCTTCCTACCTCTTTCCCATTACATCCCCGTAGATGCTGCTTTCCCAGCCATACTCCCAGGTACGCTGTGCTCTGCCACGTCTGGGTCTTTGCTCAGTCTCTTCCCTTAGACCAAAGGGCTGAAATCCTCCTCTTTCCTCTGATTTCCCTCTGAGAAGACTTCCCAATCTCCCTTCAGGCAGATCAAATTGTTTCCAGAGCCTGAAGCTCAcacaacatatacatataaagatTGTCTCCATATGACAAAAGCTTCTGTAATAAAATACCCATTGGGCAAGTGTGGCAAGCAGAAGATAAATCTAAACTTCCCACTCTACATGCCTATCCCAGAATACATGTAGCAAAAATgtgtttttactgtttttaaaagcaGTGAGTCATCACCAAGTGCCTCAGCTTAAAATGGCAGAATAAGATCAGaatcagaatttaaaactttCTTGAGGTCCAACTATCTCCCTGACCATCCAAGATGCCCACCCAGGATCACAGTCAACCTCATTGCAGGTGGGACACGCTCCCCCACAATGGGTATTTCCAATTCCTTCCCAGAATTTCATGTGAGCAACGTGTGTTCCCATGGAGCAGTGGCAGGAGAGAATATCAGTGCAAAAGCAAAATATCGGTGCAATATCAGACAGGAGAGAATATCAGTGCAAAAGTCATGTGACAAGCGCTTTGTAAGACATTGAACCCACAAGGAACAAAGGTGACAGCCACTAAGGATGAAATGTGACAGAGCTTTCCATTGTAAACACAGAGGCAcaccaggaaaagaaaatgtgttattttctccatttagAGTACTTAGCTAGAAACACACAATTGTGGAATTAAGTGATTATGTTTTCTAGTAGGGTGAATAATAGCAAGGAAATAATGATGTCATGATAGcagctattttatatttatacttcATATAATACTTATTTCCCTCTACCTGTATGATGCACTGTGTTTCTACATGATCATTTCCACAGCCTTAAGACTAGAGAGCGTGTTACTCCTTTTTCTCTccccaccagacttccctggtggctcagatggttaagcatctatctacaatgtgggagacccgggtttgatccctgggtcaggaagatcccctggggaaggaaatggcaatccactccagtactattgcctggaaaatcccatggacagaggagcctgataggctacagcccatggggttgcaaagagtcggatacaactgagcgactttaccttaccttaccttaccttaccttaccttaccttaccttaccttaccttaccttaccttacctctATCCCTACCACCAAATTCAGGACCAGCAGAGAGGAGACCTCAATGAATATGTCCTTTCCCAGCATCTCCAACACCATCCACTCCTCACAGCTCACCTCACCCCTGCTCTCCATGGAGATAGCATCACCGTTCCCGGATGACCTTGAGTTCCTCAGAGAAGAGTCCCAGCCCAGGTCTAACAGCAGTTGCCTCCTGACTCCCAATGCTAAAGGTTTATCCCTGAAGCCTATGGTTTCTTTTCCTCTTACCTCCTCATGGTTCTTCTTGAGGCAGAGCAGCTCCTCCTTCAGGGACTCCACCTGGGCCTCCAGGTCGGACTTGCACAGGGTCAGCTCGTCCAGGATCCTACGCAGGCTGTTTATGTCTGACTCCACCAGCTGCCGCAAGGAACGCTCCGACTCGTACCTGCACGCACAGCACAGAGTGGGAGAATGAGCCAGGCAGAAGCCCCGCTCCCTGCCCCATGTCTTGTGTTCATGGGATTGGCCTAGCTCTCTTTGTGCTGACAGTTTTCTGCCTCTTTGCATCCATGCTTTCTTCAAGATCTACATAAACAGGATGGAGAAGCCTTGGACTCACCCCAACACCAGAAAGCACTCAGGGGACCCATGAGGTGGACTTTCTCTCCTGTCAATTTTGTTGGTTTATATACCACCCAATCAATCAACTTCACCAAGAACAATTCATTACAGTCTCTGAATTTGGGGGTTGAAGGCCTTTCAGAAAGAGTGATATAAACTGAAGCTCAAATAGCACATGAGTCAGGATCTCTGTTTGCCAGTGGTTTTACCTAgccagccttaaaaaaaaaaaatgccaggagaaataaaaagggagaaatggctttctcttctcttccaggCAATGTTAGGCCCACACAGGGCCCTTGGAGGTCACCTGGCCCCAAAATTTCAACGTACTTGGTCCTGAAGTCATCAGAGGCTAGCTTGGCATTGTCGATCTGTATCACCAGCCTGGAGTTCTCAGACTTGGCACACAGGATCTGGAAACAAGATTCCATGGTGAGGACCATTTGAACTTGAGAACGTTTTATTGCTCAAAGACAGGAAGCTGCTGCTGTGCCCCCTCGCAGCCCAGCCCCTCACCTTCTGCTGGAGCTCCTCGATGGTCCGGAAGTAGGACTGGTAGTTGGGGCACAAGAGGGGCTCCTGCTGCTGGCTGCGCTCGCGGATGCGGCTCTCCAGCTCCGCGTTCTCCCGCTCCAGCTGCCGCACCTTCTCCAGGTAGCTGGCCAGCCGGTCGTTCAGGAACTGCATGGTCTCCTTCTCGTTGCCATTGAAGGAGCCCTCACAGAACCAGTTGCAGCTGCCCACGTTGGCGGGGATGTTGCAGGCCCCTGGCAGGGTGGTGCCACGGCAGCTGGAGGGCACACAGGGCCGGGAGGAGCAGCTGGAGCGGTAGCTCAAGGTGGGCAGGCAGCAGCTGTAAGACATGGTGCTGGGAGAGGTGATGGAAGGGCAGGTGAACTGATGGAGGTGGAAGTGGATGAGGTTTGAGTCTCTCCTTTCTCCGTGGTCCTTTTATACCCTTAATGGTGGGTGGGGTCTTGGCACTCCGCATAGTTTCCTTTCCTAATGCTTCGGCTAATTTTTCTCTCCAAAATACGCTACTTAGGTGCCTCCCAAGAGTCCTCCCTCAACTCATAAAATTATTCCATTCAGCTTGTGTCATAACAGGCTCCTCCAGGGTGCTCATGGCTGGTGATATCAGAGTTTCATCAGATGGCTTCAAAGGAGGTAGAATCATCACGGCCCCAAGTGGCTCTCCCCATTACTCAGAGAGGACAGCCAGGGACACGGGTGGAGTTGCTTAAGAATCAGGAACTCCTTGCTCATGAATTTCTGCCATTGGACTCCTTGGAAAGAGCATGTGGAGTGAATAGTCTTTTCAATGGCCAGCCAGCTTCTCTCAAGTCTACCCATGCTTCACTGTTCAATTCAACTCATCCTTAGAGCAGAAGCCTGTCCTGTATTAACTATGAGGATTCTGAGCCTTACTCAGGGAGAGTATTTATTGGGGCTTAGGGAATTTGTCAATACCCAGAGAGACTAAAAATAATTGAGCATTGTATGTAACATAGATAGCAAAGAAGAACCTCCTGtaaagcacagagaactctactccaTACTCCATAATAATCCATACGGGAAAAGAAGCTGAAACAGAATGTGCTGCgtgttgtgctaagtcgctcaatcgtgtccaactctttgcagccctatggactgcagcccaccaggctcctctgtccatggagttctccagggaagaacactggagtaggttgccattcccctcaccaggggatcttcctgacccagggatcaaacccaggtctcctgcattaccaggattctttaccatctgagctactgagaaagaatacatatatgtgtatgcgtAACTGAATCACTcagctatacacctgaaactcacacaacattgtatgtcaactgtacttcaataaaatttctaaaaaggaaagaaataggggacttccctggtggtccagttgttaagaatcctcttgccaatgcagggggcatgaatTTCATTCccagtcagggaagatcccacgtgtcctGGAGCAGCTAAACCcttgcaccataactactgagtctgtgcaccgcaacaactaccgaagcctgcacgcctagagcctgtgctccgccacaagtagagaaagctcacacacagcaacaaacacccagcgcagccaaaaataaatgaattaaattattttaaataaagaaaataactgaGTGTTCATGGTTAGAAAAGGAAACCTCTGGACAGATGGGAATGGCACTAGAGCTGCAGACTACAACCCACAGTTCAGCCTGCAGCCTTGTTTTTGTAAATCAAGTTTTGTTGGGACACAGCCAGGCCTTTTCATTTAGGTCTTGTCTATGGCTGCCTTTGTACTACATGAaagttgagtagttgcaacaaATACCATTCAGACTGCAAAACCTATCTGGCCCTTTACTAAAAAAGTCAACCAACCTGCACTGAAGCCATAATCTCCCTAAAagtgagaatgagaaaaaaaaatacctggaagaaaaattatgatggAAATAGTCCACAGAGTGAGAATTCAAGGGTCACGGTTGAAGCATAAATACAAAGCAGACTACTTCAGAGTCAACAAGAAAGTAAAACCAGAATCAGGCACTCAGAGGTATCTTTGTATCCATAGAAACCTTATCTCAAAGCCTCTACAAATTTCTCTTCCTTGCTATCAGACTTACTCCTTTGAGAGCATTTAATACCCCTAGAGATATGACTTTTCCAGCCTGAGATGCTCTCAGACAGTCAGAGCCCATGAGAATGCAGTTGACTCTCATCCCTAAGAAGAGGGCACCACCCTGATGAGGACACAGCTCTCCATCAGCTCCGGGTTCAGATACCCTTTGACCCCTTCCCAGCCCTAAGGATTCTCCCTTATTGCCAAGTACCAAATATTAACAAATTAGCCTTCCCCAGATCACTTTCTATTCCCTGTCCCTCTCTGGCTGTCCTTTGTTCCATAAAGGAACAAAATCATGGTTCAGAAAGAAATCCCAAGAGATTATTCGTGGAACacaacatgaaaagtgaaagtgaagtcactcagtcgtgtccgtctctttgcgaccctgtggactgtggcctaacaagcttctccatccatgggattctccaggcaagaatactggagtgggttaccatttccttctccagggggtcatcctgacccagggactgaatccaggtctcccgcattggaggcagacactttaacctctgagccaccagggaacacaaTATAAGACACTTTTAAAGAATGTATCCAGATTTTAAAAGCAGTGTTGAAGAGCAGAAAGGACCACATTTGAAGCTAAATGACCTGGGTGCACATCCTTCCTGACATCATGAGCTCAGAGAAGTGGATCCCTTTTTTGattcttgttttcttcatctcttaaTTTGAAGTAATGATAATGCTGCCCACCTCATGGGTTCATTGTGAAAGGTAAGTAAGATGTTGTGTGTGAATATGAGTAGGGGTGGTGATAGTTACTTCTGTAAACTTCTTCCTTCCTACTATTGGCTCAAATGGCTCAGGTGAAGAATTTTGTGAACATTCAATTTTGTTGAGCAGACACCTGGGCAGGTTGTCCAAGCCAACTCAATGGTGATCAAACCTTACTTATCTCGCAAATAGTAGAGGCGCAGAACTATATTCATGAGTTAATCAACAAAAATGCAAATATGAGCATTAATTTAGTGACTAGGTTAGGAAGTTGACAGTTGGTCTATTGTCCCTGCTTTCTCTGCTAACTTCCTCATCTTCTAGGTTTGTTTATCTCACTTGGGGTGATTCTTGGGGAGGAAGAGTTCTCCACATGGGGCGATATTGCCAACAAGCCTCTTCTGG includes these proteins:
- the KRT34 gene encoding keratin, type I cuticular Ha4 codes for the protein MSYSCCLPTLSYRSSCSSRPCVPSSCRGTTLPGACNIPANVGSCNWFCEGSFNGNEKETMQFLNDRLASYLEKVRQLERENAELESRIRERSQQQEPLLCPNYQSYFRTIEELQQKILCAKSENSRLVIQIDNAKLASDDFRTKYESERSLRQLVESDINSLRRILDELTLCKSDLEAQVESLKEELLCLKKNHEEEANSLRSQLGDRLNVEVDAAPTVDLNRVLNETRAQYEALVETNRRDVEEWYIRQTEELNKQVVSSSEQLQSYQAEIIELRRTVNALEVELQAQHNLRDSLENTLTETEARYSCQLNQVQSLIVSVESQLAEIRSDLERQNQEYQVLLDVKARLESEINTYRGLLDSEDSKLPSNPCATTNASSNFCRSSSQNRRC